The following coding sequences are from one Mycolicibacterium aichiense window:
- a CDS encoding PQQ-dependent sugar dehydrogenase, whose product MTNLLQPIKVCACKLVMRVLETIGKAVGGEQSGGGPALPPIDNPVLAAVAEFTRRGINQILAIPPIAHAVEVVNKQLALALDRLTFASQDLIRCANPVQSQPLPADLDRTTITAGLDQPTDFQFLPDGRILILQRDGSLKIAPNADGATAVKIGQLQPSDAFELDPDFAHNGYLYTAYNSTDSHARLSRFTMVNDTVDPKSEKVLIDSVQTGSMHQGNTMAFGPDGKIYFAMGDDSLNTNSQDLSTIFGKILRINPDGTIPQDNPFYNTPGARQEIYALGMRNPFRMTFTETGQLLVGDVGDESWEELNNVVAGGNYGWPVQEGPCTSCAYDNPVYAYPHTPPPGRAGSITSVIVYTGTALPAEYQNKVFIADYTLHWLKALSFDSTYTNVIGEQLLDTDAGTTVQMRQGPDGNLYQLNIYPGELYRIAASGGNRAPTAVLTATPTNGYSPLSVQFSSAGSTDPDPGTTLSYSWDFGDGGTSAAANPLRTYTTDGTYTVTLTVSDGQRTNTASRDVVVGSTPPDVQILTPINDSHYNAGDVISFSATATDAEDGALPDSAYNWRVIFHHADHIHPYVDSVVGPSGTVSLATNEHNVATTWYEISLTVTDSSGLSTTKTVNIKPNLVTLTFTSNDPDAVYTVDGVPHTGTFSQQAVVGVVRHLDAGSPQTVADGQLVFNRWSDGLNRQHEIATPGDDSTYTVFFDKTPSSV is encoded by the coding sequence GTGACCAATCTGCTTCAGCCGATCAAGGTTTGCGCGTGCAAGCTCGTCATGCGGGTGCTGGAGACCATCGGCAAAGCCGTCGGGGGCGAGCAGAGTGGCGGTGGTCCGGCACTACCGCCGATCGACAATCCGGTGTTGGCGGCCGTCGCCGAGTTCACCCGCCGCGGCATCAATCAGATTCTGGCTATTCCGCCGATCGCCCACGCTGTTGAGGTGGTCAACAAGCAGCTCGCACTCGCGCTCGATCGGCTCACCTTCGCCTCGCAGGACCTGATTCGATGCGCCAACCCCGTTCAATCCCAGCCTCTTCCAGCCGATCTCGACCGCACGACGATCACCGCCGGGCTGGATCAACCGACTGATTTCCAGTTCCTTCCGGACGGGCGCATCCTGATTCTCCAGCGGGACGGCTCACTCAAGATCGCCCCCAACGCCGACGGTGCAACCGCGGTCAAGATCGGCCAGCTCCAGCCGTCGGACGCGTTCGAGCTGGACCCGGATTTCGCACACAACGGTTACCTCTACACCGCCTACAACTCGACCGACTCCCACGCCCGGCTGTCACGGTTCACCATGGTCAACGACACCGTCGATCCGAAATCCGAAAAGGTGCTGATCGATTCGGTGCAAACCGGCTCGATGCATCAGGGCAACACCATGGCGTTCGGCCCCGACGGCAAGATCTATTTCGCGATGGGCGATGACAGCCTCAACACCAACAGCCAGGACCTGTCGACCATCTTCGGCAAGATTCTTCGGATCAATCCCGATGGCACCATCCCGCAGGACAATCCGTTCTACAACACCCCCGGGGCGCGCCAGGAGATCTACGCATTGGGCATGCGCAATCCGTTCCGGATGACATTCACCGAAACCGGTCAGCTGTTGGTGGGCGACGTCGGTGACGAATCCTGGGAGGAGCTCAACAACGTCGTCGCGGGCGGCAACTACGGCTGGCCGGTTCAGGAAGGGCCGTGCACGAGTTGCGCCTACGACAATCCGGTCTACGCCTATCCGCACACTCCCCCGCCGGGTCGCGCGGGATCGATCACCTCGGTGATCGTGTACACCGGCACCGCGTTGCCGGCGGAGTACCAGAACAAGGTGTTCATCGCCGACTACACGCTGCACTGGCTCAAGGCGCTGAGCTTCGACTCCACCTACACCAATGTGATCGGCGAGCAGCTCCTGGACACCGACGCAGGCACGACGGTGCAGATGCGGCAGGGTCCGGACGGCAATCTGTACCAGCTCAACATCTATCCCGGCGAGCTGTACCGGATTGCGGCGTCCGGTGGAAACCGCGCTCCCACAGCTGTTCTGACGGCGACGCCGACCAACGGATACTCGCCGTTGAGCGTTCAGTTCTCCTCCGCCGGCTCCACCGATCCGGATCCGGGGACCACCCTGAGTTACAGCTGGGACTTCGGTGACGGCGGTACTTCGGCGGCCGCGAACCCGTTGCGCACCTACACCACCGACGGCACCTACACCGTCACGCTCACCGTCAGCGACGGGCAGCGGACCAACACCGCAAGCCGCGACGTCGTCGTGGGCAGCACACCGCCGGATGTGCAGATCCTGACCCCGATCAACGACTCGCACTACAACGCCGGCGACGTCATCAGCTTCAGCGCCACAGCCACCGACGCCGAGGACGGCGCCCTGCCCGACAGCGCCTACAACTGGCGGGTGATCTTCCATCACGCCGACCACATCCACCCCTACGTGGACAGCGTCGTCGGCCCCAGCGGCACCGTCTCGCTCGCCACCAACGAACACAACGTGGCCACCACCTGGTACGAGATCAGCCTCACCGTCACCGACAGCAGTGGACTGTCGACCACCAAGACGGTGAACATCAAGCCCAACCTCGTGACGCTGACGTTCACCAGCAACGACCCGGACGCGGTGTACACCGTCGACGGCGTTCCGCACACCGGTACCTTCAGCCAGCAGGCGGTCGTCGGGGTGGTGCGACACCTGGACGCAGGCTCGCCGCAGACCGTCGCCGACGGACAACTGGTCTTCAACCGGTGGTCGGATGGCCTCAATCGGCAGCACGAGATCGCCACGCCAGGAGACGATTCCACCTACACGGTGTTCTTCGACAAAACACCCAGCAGTGTTTAA
- a CDS encoding hemophore-related protein: MFIRRAVVAALAAGAAGAVVSMPSAVADPTPAPAPAPAATECSAAGLSSTISSVTKNLSDYFAVHPDANQALLDATRQSAFSAIGAFNTYFNDHPDQANDIRAIKAPLVDFQNRCGLQVEPAEALVVIGEL; this comes from the coding sequence ATGTTCATTCGTCGTGCCGTTGTGGCAGCGCTGGCCGCAGGCGCGGCCGGCGCGGTTGTGTCCATGCCGTCCGCTGTCGCCGATCCCACGCCCGCGCCTGCCCCTGCCCCTGCGGCAACCGAGTGCTCGGCGGCGGGTCTGTCGTCCACGATCAGCTCGGTCACCAAGAACCTGTCCGACTACTTCGCCGTGCACCCCGACGCGAACCAGGCGCTGCTCGATGCCACCCGGCAGTCGGCCTTCAGCGCGATCGGCGCCTTCAACACCTACTTCAACGATCACCCGGACCAGGCCAACGACATTCGGGCCATCAAGGCGCCGCTGGTTGATTTCCAGAACCGGTGCGGTCTGCAGGTGGAGCCCGCGGAGGCGCTGGTCGTCATCGGCGAGTTGTAG
- a CDS encoding IclR family transcriptional regulator produces MPNGSVSGRSSPPTQRVVAVLDFLAKHPQDKFGLSELSRRLQLAKPTCLGIVTTLTESGYLVRDAADKTYRLGPSLITLGHLAQESLRVNPAARAELSRLSKTFETTAALAGVVDDRITLLELVGPPGSDVGVRVGESYPFAPPVGLMFVLWDDEALRGWLGRAPTIPLRTETERLDRVIAECRTAGYLVERLTPGGRRLYALMAGMSTSMPDELRALLGELISDIGERVYLRSEAEGPGSRQRHDVSVISAPVYDHHHRQAMVVSLQIGRALTDAEIAKHAKGLMATADSLTTQLGGAKPQW; encoded by the coding sequence ATGCCGAACGGCTCCGTCTCTGGTCGATCATCGCCCCCCACGCAGCGCGTGGTGGCGGTTCTGGATTTCCTGGCCAAGCACCCACAAGACAAGTTCGGCCTGTCGGAACTCTCCCGGCGATTGCAGCTGGCCAAGCCGACCTGCCTGGGCATCGTCACGACGCTGACCGAGTCGGGCTACCTGGTTCGCGACGCGGCCGACAAGACCTACCGGCTGGGGCCGAGCCTGATCACGCTCGGTCACCTCGCCCAGGAGTCGTTGCGGGTCAATCCGGCGGCGCGCGCAGAACTCAGCAGGCTGTCGAAGACTTTCGAGACCACCGCCGCGCTCGCCGGGGTTGTGGATGACCGGATCACACTGCTCGAGTTGGTCGGACCACCCGGTTCCGATGTCGGGGTGCGCGTCGGGGAGAGCTACCCGTTCGCCCCACCGGTGGGCTTGATGTTCGTGCTGTGGGACGACGAGGCGCTGCGCGGCTGGCTCGGTCGCGCGCCGACGATTCCGCTGCGCACGGAGACAGAGCGGCTGGACCGCGTCATCGCCGAGTGCCGGACCGCGGGATACCTCGTCGAACGCCTCACCCCCGGCGGCCGGCGGCTGTACGCGCTGATGGCGGGCATGTCCACCTCGATGCCCGACGAACTGCGGGCCCTGTTGGGCGAGTTGATCTCCGATATCGGTGAGCGGGTGTACCTGCGAAGCGAAGCCGAGGGGCCGGGGTCACGCCAGCGGCACGACGTCAGCGTCATCTCCGCACCCGTCTACGACCACCACCATCGGCAGGCGATGGTGGTATCGCTCCAGATCGGCCGGGCACTCACCGACGCCGAGATCGCAAAGCACGCAAAGGGTTTGATGGCGACTGCCGATTCGCTCACCACACAGCTCGGCGGCGCCAAACCGCAGTGGTGA
- a CDS encoding SDR family oxidoreductase: MAGLLENKVVVISGVGPALGTTLARRCAEEGADLVLAARTVGRLDDVAKQVTDLGRRALSVGTDITDEAQVDNLVKETLAAYGKVDVLINNAFKVPSMKPFANTSFDHIRETVELTVLGALRLIQGFTPALVEAKGSVVNVNSMVLRHSDPKQGAYKLAKAALLSMSQSLASELGPQGIRVNSVLPGYIWGGTLQGYFEHQAGKYGTTVDEIYKAAAVNSDLKRLPTEDEVASAILFMASDLSNGITGQTLDVNCGEYHN, translated from the coding sequence ATGGCCGGCTTGCTTGAGAACAAGGTCGTCGTGATCAGTGGCGTCGGTCCCGCGCTGGGCACCACGCTGGCGCGCCGATGTGCCGAGGAAGGCGCCGACCTGGTGTTGGCGGCGCGGACGGTCGGGCGTCTGGACGATGTGGCCAAGCAGGTCACCGACCTCGGCCGCCGCGCACTGTCGGTGGGCACCGACATCACCGATGAGGCCCAGGTCGACAACCTGGTCAAGGAGACCCTGGCCGCCTACGGCAAGGTCGACGTGTTGATCAACAACGCGTTCAAGGTGCCGTCGATGAAGCCCTTCGCCAACACCTCTTTCGACCACATCCGCGAGACCGTGGAGCTCACGGTGCTCGGCGCGCTGCGGCTGATCCAGGGATTCACCCCGGCTCTGGTCGAGGCCAAGGGCTCGGTGGTCAACGTCAACTCGATGGTGCTGCGGCACTCAGACCCCAAGCAGGGTGCCTACAAGCTGGCCAAAGCGGCGCTGCTGTCGATGTCCCAGTCCCTGGCCAGTGAACTCGGGCCCCAGGGCATCCGCGTGAATTCCGTTCTGCCCGGTTATATCTGGGGCGGCACGCTGCAGGGCTATTTCGAGCACCAGGCCGGCAAGTACGGCACGACCGTCGATGAGATCTACAAGGCCGCCGCGGTCAACAGCGATCTCAAGCGGCTGCCCACGGAGGACGAAGTGGCCTCGGCGATCCTGTTCATGGCCAGCGATCTGTCCAACGGGATCACCGGCCAGACGCTGGACGTCAACTGCGGGGAGTATCACAACTGA
- a CDS encoding sulfotransferase family protein, with amino-acid sequence MSDFLTVESLKASAVKASGMDDFGVDDDNYQEALSVLLESFRNDADLTELGSKMHRFFVRNALVARLVSEAAFKQYPEHVDVPIERPIFVTGLPRTGTTALHRLLCGDPRHQGLELWLAEFPQPRPPRESWKDNPVFQQIDAQFTKAHEENPDYTGLHYMTADEVEECWQLLRQSVHSVSYETLAHVPTYAQWLARQDWTKSYARHRKNLQLIGLNDPEKRWVLKNPSHLFALDAVFAVYPDALILQCHRPAETIMASMCSLAQHTTEGWSNTFTGEVIGADSLETWSRGLELFNTERAKHNPAQFYDVDYFELIREPINTVEKIYSHFGIELTDEARAAIQRTDEESKQGPRAPKHTYSLADYGLTEEQVKERFKGL; translated from the coding sequence ATGAGCGACTTTCTCACCGTTGAAAGTCTGAAGGCCTCGGCGGTCAAAGCCTCCGGTATGGACGACTTCGGCGTCGACGACGACAACTATCAAGAAGCGCTGAGCGTGCTGCTCGAGTCGTTTCGCAACGATGCGGACCTGACCGAGCTCGGCAGCAAGATGCACCGGTTCTTCGTGCGAAATGCGTTGGTGGCCAGGCTTGTTTCCGAGGCTGCCTTCAAGCAGTATCCGGAGCACGTCGACGTGCCGATCGAACGTCCCATCTTCGTCACCGGACTGCCGCGCACCGGCACCACCGCGTTGCACCGGCTGCTGTGCGGGGATCCGCGGCACCAGGGGCTGGAGTTGTGGCTCGCAGAGTTCCCGCAACCCCGGCCGCCGCGGGAATCCTGGAAGGACAACCCGGTCTTCCAGCAGATCGACGCGCAGTTCACCAAGGCTCATGAGGAGAACCCGGATTACACGGGCCTGCACTACATGACCGCCGACGAGGTGGAGGAATGCTGGCAGCTGTTGCGCCAGTCCGTGCATTCGGTGTCCTACGAGACGCTCGCGCACGTGCCCACCTATGCGCAATGGCTTGCGCGACAGGACTGGACCAAGTCGTACGCGCGGCATCGCAAGAATCTGCAGCTGATCGGACTGAACGATCCCGAGAAGCGTTGGGTTCTCAAGAATCCCAGCCATCTGTTCGCCCTGGACGCGGTGTTCGCCGTCTACCCGGATGCGCTGATCCTGCAGTGCCACCGCCCGGCCGAGACGATCATGGCCTCGATGTGCTCGCTGGCCCAGCACACCACCGAGGGCTGGTCGAACACGTTCACCGGCGAAGTCATCGGCGCCGACTCACTGGAGACCTGGTCGCGCGGGCTGGAGTTGTTCAACACCGAACGCGCCAAGCACAATCCGGCGCAGTTCTACGATGTCGACTACTTCGAGCTCATCCGTGAACCGATCAATACCGTGGAAAAGATCTACTCACACTTCGGTATCGAGCTGACCGACGAAGCCCGCGCGGCGATCCAGCGGACGGACGAGGAAAGCAAGCAGGGCCCGCGGGCGCCCAAGCACACCTACTCGCTGGCCGACTACGGGCTGACCGAGGAACAGGTCAAGGAGCGCTTCAAAGGGCTGTAA
- a CDS encoding Rieske 2Fe-2S domain-containing protein, with protein MTSGIREIDTGTLPDRYARGWHCLGPVTDYTDGKPHPINAFGTKLVVFADSNNDVHVLDAYCRHLGGDLSQGTVKDDALACPFHDWRWGGDGRCRLVPYAKRTPRLARTRSWETDVRSGLLFVWHDHEGNPPQPEVRIPEIPEYSGGEWTEWKWNSMLIEGSNCREIVDNVTDMAHFFYIHFGLPTYFKNVFEGHIASQYLHNVGRPDVTLGGSAYTESHLDSEASYFGPSFMINWLHNNYGGFKAESILINCHYPVTQDSFMLQWGVIVEKPKGMDDAMSDKLSDAMVVGVSKGFLQDVEIWKHKTRIDNPLLVEEDGAVYQMRRWYQQFYVDVADVTPDMTDRFELEVDTAPANEKWQVEVQENLKKQAEADSEGQPTQV; from the coding sequence GTGACAAGCGGCATTCGCGAGATCGACACTGGAACCCTGCCGGACCGGTACGCCCGGGGCTGGCACTGCCTGGGCCCGGTCACTGACTACACCGACGGCAAGCCCCACCCGATCAACGCGTTCGGGACCAAACTGGTGGTTTTCGCCGATTCCAACAACGATGTGCACGTCCTGGACGCCTACTGCCGGCACCTCGGCGGTGACCTGTCGCAGGGCACCGTCAAGGACGACGCCCTGGCCTGCCCGTTCCACGACTGGCGCTGGGGCGGCGACGGTCGTTGCCGCCTGGTCCCCTACGCCAAGCGGACCCCGCGACTGGCCCGCACCCGATCCTGGGAGACCGACGTACGAAGCGGCCTGTTGTTCGTCTGGCACGACCACGAGGGCAACCCACCGCAGCCCGAGGTCCGGATCCCGGAGATCCCCGAGTACTCCGGCGGGGAGTGGACCGAATGGAAGTGGAACTCGATGCTGATCGAGGGCTCCAACTGCCGCGAGATCGTCGACAACGTCACCGACATGGCGCACTTCTTCTACATCCACTTCGGATTGCCGACGTACTTCAAGAACGTCTTCGAGGGCCACATCGCGTCGCAGTACCTGCACAACGTCGGCAGGCCCGACGTCACGCTCGGCGGCTCCGCCTACACCGAGTCACACCTGGATTCCGAGGCGTCGTACTTCGGCCCGTCGTTCATGATCAACTGGCTGCACAACAACTACGGCGGCTTCAAGGCCGAGTCGATCCTGATCAACTGCCACTACCCGGTGACGCAGGACTCGTTCATGCTGCAGTGGGGCGTGATTGTCGAGAAGCCCAAGGGCATGGACGACGCCATGAGCGACAAGCTGTCGGATGCCATGGTCGTCGGCGTCAGCAAGGGCTTCCTGCAGGACGTCGAGATCTGGAAGCACAAGACCCGCATCGACAATCCGCTGCTCGTCGAAGAAGACGGCGCCGTCTACCAGATGCGCCGTTGGTATCAGCAGTTCTACGTCGATGTCGCCGACGTGACGCCCGACATGACCGACCGCTTCGAGCTCGAAGTGGATACCGCCCCGGCCAACGAAAAGTGGCAGGTCGAGGTTCAGGAGAACCTCAAGAAGCAGGCCGAAGCCGATTCTGAAGGACAGCCGACTCAGGTGTGA
- a CDS encoding gamma carbonic anhydrase family protein → MPMYSFEGRSPRVDPTAFVAPTAVLIGDVTVEAGASVWFNTVLRGDYAPIVIREGANVQDGSVLHAPPGIPVDIGPGATIAHMCTIHGVHVGAEALIANHCTVLDGAVIGARSMIAAHSLVVGGTHIPDEVLVTGSPAKVKGPIAGTRAEVWVNINPKAYQDLAQRYLTGFEEV, encoded by the coding sequence ATGCCGATGTATTCGTTCGAAGGGCGTTCACCGCGGGTGGATCCGACCGCATTCGTTGCGCCCACCGCGGTGCTCATCGGGGACGTGACCGTGGAGGCCGGCGCATCGGTGTGGTTCAACACGGTATTGCGGGGAGACTACGCGCCGATCGTGATCCGGGAGGGCGCCAATGTGCAGGACGGCTCGGTGCTGCACGCCCCGCCCGGCATCCCGGTGGACATCGGTCCCGGGGCGACGATTGCCCACATGTGCACCATCCACGGAGTGCACGTCGGGGCCGAGGCGCTGATCGCCAATCACTGCACAGTCCTCGACGGCGCGGTGATCGGCGCCCGCAGCATGATCGCTGCGCATTCACTGGTGGTCGGCGGCACCCACATCCCGGACGAGGTACTGGTCACCGGATCACCGGCGAAGGTCAAGGGTCCGATTGCCGGAACCCGGGCCGAGGTGTGGGTGAACATCAACCCCAAGGCGTACCAAGATCTGGCGCAGCGCTATCTGACGGGCTTCGAAGAAGTCTGA
- a CDS encoding nuclear transport factor 2 family protein: protein MSSPAHEAGRRSREAAMARDKQAWLAVFADDAIVEDPIGPSHFDPEGKGHRGKEAIAKFYDMAIAPSVLTFNFEKTYQCGNEEANVGHIVIESSGYRVIAEGVFTYRVDDDGKIVALRAYWELDKATASAQKI, encoded by the coding sequence ATGAGCTCGCCTGCCCACGAGGCGGGACGGCGATCCCGCGAGGCGGCCATGGCTCGGGACAAGCAGGCGTGGCTTGCGGTGTTCGCCGACGATGCGATCGTCGAAGATCCCATCGGGCCATCGCATTTCGACCCCGAGGGCAAGGGCCACCGCGGCAAGGAAGCGATCGCGAAGTTCTACGACATGGCGATCGCGCCCAGCGTGCTGACGTTCAACTTCGAAAAGACATATCAGTGCGGCAACGAGGAAGCCAACGTCGGCCACATCGTGATCGAGTCCAGCGGCTACCGGGTGATCGCCGAGGGCGTCTTCACCTATCGCGTCGACGATGACGGCAAGATCGTCGCGCTGCGCGCGTATTGGGAACTGGACAAAGCGACCGCCAGCGCACAGAAGATCTAG
- a CDS encoding TIGR03619 family F420-dependent LLM class oxidoreductase: MQYTVSIAFSPLDQLIEIAKAAEDLGFDNIALPDSIFYFEKQSVDYPYTADGKRMFDEHSPWVDPLILAGALGAVTSKLRFYTNVMKLGSRNPLLLARQVGSVANLTNNRFGFGVGIGWAPEEFEWCGVPYAKRGKRVDEMIDVIKLVLAGGMVEHHGEFYDFDRLQMSPAPSVPVPFYVGGHTDVALKRAVRIGDGWTSAMMTCDELAETISTLKKLLAEAGRADDPFEYQAVCIDKFGVDGHRDLVKAGVTDYIGIPWVFEGLPFDAPVDKKIDSMKRFAETYIHSGWQDR, encoded by the coding sequence ATGCAGTACACGGTCAGCATCGCGTTCAGCCCGCTGGACCAGCTCATCGAAATCGCCAAGGCGGCAGAGGATCTCGGCTTCGACAACATCGCGCTGCCGGACTCGATCTTCTACTTCGAGAAGCAGTCCGTCGACTATCCCTACACCGCCGACGGCAAGCGGATGTTCGACGAGCACTCGCCCTGGGTCGACCCGTTGATCCTCGCGGGCGCATTGGGAGCGGTGACCTCCAAGCTGCGTTTCTACACCAACGTGATGAAGCTCGGCTCGCGCAACCCGCTGCTGCTGGCCCGGCAGGTCGGTTCCGTGGCGAACCTGACCAACAACCGCTTCGGCTTCGGCGTCGGGATCGGTTGGGCACCTGAGGAATTCGAATGGTGCGGGGTGCCGTATGCCAAGCGCGGCAAGCGCGTCGACGAGATGATCGACGTCATCAAGCTGGTACTCGCCGGCGGCATGGTCGAGCACCACGGCGAGTTCTACGATTTCGACCGGCTGCAGATGAGCCCGGCGCCGTCGGTGCCGGTGCCGTTCTACGTCGGCGGTCACACCGATGTGGCGCTCAAGCGTGCGGTCCGGATCGGCGACGGCTGGACCAGCGCGATGATGACCTGCGACGAGCTGGCCGAAACGATCTCCACGCTCAAGAAACTGCTGGCCGAGGCCGGTCGCGCCGACGACCCCTTCGAGTACCAGGCGGTCTGCATCGACAAATTCGGCGTCGACGGTCACCGCGATCTGGTCAAGGCGGGCGTCACCGACTACATCGGGATCCCGTGGGTGTTCGAGGGGTTGCCCTTCGACGCGCCGGTCGATAAGAAAATCGACTCGATGAAGCGGTTCGCCGAGACGTACATCCACTCGGGCTGGCAAGACCGATGA